A stretch of DNA from Hydrogenophaga sp. SL48:
CGGCGAGCTGCTTGAGGCGGATGGCGGTGGCCAGGCCGGCGGGGCCGCCGCCGACCACGACGACGTCGTATTCCATCGCTTCGCGTGGGCCGTAGGTGCTCAGGATTTCTTCGGGACTCATGATGGGCTGGCTTCCTCTTGTGTGGGGGGCCCGCCCGGAGGCAGGCCCTGTCGTGGGCGTGAAGGATTCTAGTGGCCGATGGCGCACAATGTTTGTCACCTGCGCCGCCCCGGCGGCGTTCCGATTGTCTTTCGAGGAGGTTCTCTAGATGGCCTACAGCCTTGACCTTTCCGGCCGTGTGGCCCTCATCACCGGTGCTTCGGGCGGCCTGGGCGAACAGTTTGCCAAGACCCTGGCCCGGGCAGGTGCGGCTGTGGTGCTGGCCAGCCGCCGCACCGATCGACTGATGGCGCTGCGCGCGCACATCGAGGCGGAGGGCGGCGACGCCCATGTGGTGGCGCTGGATGTGACCGATCTGGCGTCCATCAAGGCGGCCATCGCCCATGCCGAAACCGAGGTCGGCGCGATCGACATCCTGGTCAACAACTCGGGAGTGAGCACGACCCAGCGCCTGCAGGACGTGACCGAAGAAGACTTCGATTTCATCCTGAACACCAACACCAAAGGCGCTTTCTTCGTGGCCCAGGAAGTGGCCAAGCGCATGCTGGCGCGCGCCAAGGGTGCGGCACCGGGTACCTACGTGGGCGGTCGCATCATCAACATCGCGTCGATGGCCGGGCTCAAGGTGCTGCCGCAGATCGGCGTGTATTGCATGAGCAAGGCCGCCGTGGTGCACATGACCAAGGCCATGGCGGTGGAGTGGGGCAAGTACGGCATCAACGTCAACGCCATCTGCCCGGGCTACATCGACACCGAGATCAACCACCACCACTGGCAGACCGAGCAGGGCCAGAAACTCATCAACATGTTGCCGCGCAAGCGCGTGGGCCAGCCGGCCGACCTGGACGCGATCCTGGTCATGCTCGCTTCCAACGAGAGCCATTTCGTGAACGGCGCGGTCATTGCAGCGGATGACGGCTTCGGCGTCTGAGCGCGCGCCAGCGGGCCTGCCGCCCGGAATGGCTGCGGGCATTGCGGCTGGTCTGGGTGCAGGGGCGTTCTGGGGCACGACCTTTGTCGCGCCGCTGGTGGCACCCGGTTTCTCGTCGGAGGACTACACGGCGGGGCGGTTCATCGCCTGCGGCCTGTTTTCATTGGCGTGGATGCTGTGGCAGACGCTGATGACATCCCCGAAGGCACGCTCCGGCCTGTGGCCCGATGCGGCGCAGACGGGTGCAGCCCTCGGACTCAGCGTGCTGGGCTACACGGGCTACTACCTGCTGCTGGTCTACGGCATCGCGGACGCCGGGGCGGCGCTGCCGGCGCTGATCATCGGCACGCTGCCGGTCTGGATGATGCTGCTGGGCAAGCCGGATCACCTGCGCTGGGTGGCGCTCCTGCCTGGGCTGGTGCTGACCGCGGCCGGCATGGCGCTGATGATGGACGCCACCTCGGACGCAATGGGCGAGACCGGTTCGGGCCATTTGTGGCGAGGCGTGTTGCTCGCGGTCGGCGCCATGCTCAGCTGGCTGGCTTTCGGCATGCTCAACGCGCGCTGGATCCGCCGCCACCCCGAGGTCAAGTCCACCGCCTGGGCCAACTGGCTGGGGCTCGCGGCGGGTCTGGGCGGGCTGCTGCTCTGGCTGGGCTGGGGCACCGCCTGGCATGCACTGGTGTCACGGCCTGGCTTCGGCGCTTTTGTGTTCGTCTGTGCCTTCACTGGCATCGGCTCGGCCTGGATCGCGTCGGTGATGTGGAACGTGGCGAGCCGCCGCCTGAGCACCAGCCTGGCCGGCCAGCTCGTGGTGAGCGAAACCGTCTTTGCCTTGATTTATGCTTTTGTGTGGAGCGGCGACTGGCCGGCCACCGCTCAGCTGCTGGCGTGTGTGCTGTTCGTGGCCGGCATCCTGGCCTCCATCCGTGCACATCGATAGAACACCCATACAAGATGAAGCTTGAACTGCCTGACGACAAGACACTGGTGCACTCCATCGTGGTGCCCATCCGCTGGGGCGACATGGACGCCATGGGCCATGTCAACAACACGATCTACTTCCGTTACATGGAGATCGCCCGGCTGGACTGGTTCTTCGGCATGGGGCTGCCGGCAGATCCCAAAGGAGAAGGGCCGGTGATCGTCAACGCTTTCTGCAACTTCATCCGGCAACTGGAGTTCCCGGGCGATGTGCTGGTGCGAACCTATGCGGGGACGATGGGCAAGAGCTCGTTCGACACCTACCACGAGATGTCGCGCGTCGACGACCCGGACACGGTGTGTGCCAATGGCGGTGCGACCATTGTCTGGGTGGATTTCCCCCGGCAGAAATCGGTGCCCATGTCCGATCAGGCGCGGGCGCTGATCGAGACGGCCGGTGGGCCCCCGAGGCTCACCAAAGGTTGAACAGCCGATCCGTTGCAGGGACGCTTGGGGTCTTACTTGGCCTTGGGCACACGACCCATCAGGTAGAACTCGGGGTTCGGCATCATCCCGGTGACGTTGGCGACCCGGTTGGAGAGGCCGAAGAAGGCGGTGATGGCGGCAATGTCCCAGGCGTCTTCGTCGTCGAAACCGTGTTCGGCCAGTGCGGCGAAATCGGCATCGTCGATCTCGTGCGAGGCCAGGCAGACCTTCATCGCAAAGTCGAGCATGGCGCGCTGGCGTGGTGTGATGTCGGCCTTGCGGTGGTTCACCGCCACCTGGTCGGCCACCAGCGGTTTCTTCTCGTAGATGCGCAGGATCGCGCCGTGCGCGACCACGCAGTACAGGCAGTGGTTGGCCGCGCTGGTGGTGGTGACGATCATTTCGCGGTCACCCTTGCTCAGACCCGAGCTGCGACCCACCGCCTCCGGTGTCATCAGCGCGTCGTGGTACGCGAAGAACGCGCGCCACTCGGCCGGGCGGCGCGCCAGCCCCAGGAACACGTTGGGCACGAAGCCTGCTTTCTCCTGCACCTCAAGGATCTTGGCTTTGAGGTCATCGGGCAGGCTGTTCAGATCGGGCAGGGGATAGCGGGGTTTGG
This window harbors:
- a CDS encoding peroxidase-related enzyme (This protein belongs to a clade of uncharacterized proteins related to peroxidases such as the alkylhydroperoxidase AhpD.) → MSAKPRYPLPDLNSLPDDLKAKILEVQEKAGFVPNVFLGLARRPAEWRAFFAYHDALMTPEAVGRSSGLSKGDREMIVTTTSAANHCLYCVVAHGAILRIYEKKPLVADQVAVNHRKADITPRQRAMLDFAMKVCLASHEIDDADFAALAEHGFDDEDAWDIAAITAFFGLSNRVANVTGMMPNPEFYLMGRVPKAK
- a CDS encoding acyl-CoA thioesterase, yielding MKLELPDDKTLVHSIVVPIRWGDMDAMGHVNNTIYFRYMEIARLDWFFGMGLPADPKGEGPVIVNAFCNFIRQLEFPGDVLVRTYAGTMGKSSFDTYHEMSRVDDPDTVCANGGATIVWVDFPRQKSVPMSDQARALIETAGGPPRLTKG
- a CDS encoding SDR family oxidoreductase, whose translation is MAYSLDLSGRVALITGASGGLGEQFAKTLARAGAAVVLASRRTDRLMALRAHIEAEGGDAHVVALDVTDLASIKAAIAHAETEVGAIDILVNNSGVSTTQRLQDVTEEDFDFILNTNTKGAFFVAQEVAKRMLARAKGAAPGTYVGGRIINIASMAGLKVLPQIGVYCMSKAAVVHMTKAMAVEWGKYGINVNAICPGYIDTEINHHHWQTEQGQKLINMLPRKRVGQPADLDAILVMLASNESHFVNGAVIAADDGFGV
- a CDS encoding DMT family transporter, with the protein product MAAGIAAGLGAGAFWGTTFVAPLVAPGFSSEDYTAGRFIACGLFSLAWMLWQTLMTSPKARSGLWPDAAQTGAALGLSVLGYTGYYLLLVYGIADAGAALPALIIGTLPVWMMLLGKPDHLRWVALLPGLVLTAAGMALMMDATSDAMGETGSGHLWRGVLLAVGAMLSWLAFGMLNARWIRRHPEVKSTAWANWLGLAAGLGGLLLWLGWGTAWHALVSRPGFGAFVFVCAFTGIGSAWIASVMWNVASRRLSTSLAGQLVVSETVFALIYAFVWSGDWPATAQLLACVLFVAGILASIRAHR